In the genome of Acidimicrobiia bacterium, the window GTCGACGTTGTTGTATCGGAGCGCGGGCTCGAGGTCGTCGGCGAAGCCTCGACGCCGGTTCAGCACGCCCATCGTGCCCTTCGCGCCGTTGAGCGCGGCCGCGAGCGGCACCGCGGCCGTCGCCCAGGCCGCGAGCTCGCCGTCGTACGCGGCGCGTCGACGGGCCGCGTCGCGATGGGTCGCGAGACCGCGCGCCATCGTCATCGGGATGCGCTCGACGTCGAGACCCGGCATCCGGAGCTCGACGACGAGCTGCGAGGAGACGTCGCCGTGCAGCCGTTGCCACGCGAGCGCGCTCGCGGGCGCAAGGTCGGCGGCGAGCGATTCCTCGGCCTCGCTCATCTGGAGCTCGGCGCTCTCCGCGGCCGTGCGCAGCACGAACTCGTGCTCGGCCACCGTGAGGCTCTGCTCCGCGAGCCATTCGGTGCCGCCGAGCGCGGCGAGCCACGAGCCGAGCCGCTTGGCCAGCGGCGCGAGCGGCGCGCCGCGTGTCTGCAGCTCGACGAGGCGCGCCGCGGCGCGGTCGTCGCGACTGTCGGTCGTCGTGAGCGCGTAGAGGAACGAGTTGAGCCGGCGCAGCTGCTCCTGCACCGCGTTCGTCGCGTCGAGCAGCGCCTCGAGCGCGTCGACGTCGACGCTCGTCGGTTGGCGCGTGTCGCCGCCATGGATGTCGAGCTCGTCGTAGCGCACGCGGAGCCGGTCGATCTCGGCGTAGACGTTCTCCAGCGCGTCGGTGAACGCGCGGTCGTCGACGCTCGCGAAGATCGGCTCGAGGTCCCAGCGCGGCGCGGTGTCGGTGGTCGTCACGGCGCCGAAACTAGTGCCGCGTCCCGGTGGCGTTGATACGCCCAACCTGGACCGCGGAAGACGAACGAGAGCCGTTCGTTCCAGTTCTTGGAGTGGAACACGTCGCGCAGCATCTCGAAGTGCTCGTGCGCGGCGACGCGCAGCGGATTGAACGTGTCGAGGTTCTTCGTCAGCCCGTAGACGACGGCGTCGTCCTCCGGCTCGAACGTCCCGAAGAGCTTGTCCCAGACGATCAGGATGCTGCCGTGGTTGCGGTCGATGTATCGCGGGTTCATGCCGTGATGCACGCGGTGGTGCGACGGCGTGTTGAGAACCTTTTCCAGCGGTCCCATCGTGCGGATCGTGTCGGTGTGGAACCAGTACTGGTAGAGCAGGTTGATCCCACGCGCCTCTTCGATGAGCGCGGGGCGGATGCCGGCGAGCGCGAGCAGCCCGTAGGGCACGAACGTGCCGAGCGCATCGGCGACCGGCTGCCGCAGCGCAGTCGACAGGTTGTAGCGCTCGCTCGAGTGGTGCACGACGTGGATCGCCCACATGTAGCGGCTCTCGTGCATGAACCGGTGATTCCAGTAGTAGACGAGGTCCCAGCCGAAGATCGCCGCGAGCAGCGCGAACGGTCCCGCGCCGAGATCGCGCACGACGCGTCGGTCCCACAGTCGCCGCGCGCTCGTGCGCGATGCGAACGCGGTCGTGATCGCGATCCCGCCGCTGACGATCGCGGTGACCCCGGCCGCGCTCGCGATCTTGCGCGCCGCGCGCCGCGCCCGGCGCCGTCGCGAGCGCGTGATGAGCGGCGCGTCGGTGGGCTCCTCGAGACTTGCGACCAGATCCGCGAGCGTCGTCACCGCGGCCGCGGTCAGCGCGGTGCCGACGAGCGCCTTGCCGTACTTGCCCTTGCCCGGTGTGAACGGCCCGAGCAGCTTCGGCACGACGATCGGCGCGAGGAGGCTCGCGGTGCCCATCGTGAGGCTCGTGATGGTGTCGCGGCGTTCGTAGTCGGCCGCGGTCGGGCCCCGGGCGCCCGCATGGGCGCGCAGCCACGCGTGCTCGGCGCCCATCGTGCCGAAGAAGACCGGGATCGCGGCGACCGTCGGATCCATCGCCGTCATTGTCGCATCCGCGGGCACGGGCCGCTCAGGAGCGGATGTCCTTGCGCTGGAACACCACGAACGCGGCCCCGCCCGCGACGACCAGGTACAAGATCTGCACGACGATGCCGGTGATCATGTCGTGCGAGAAGCGCGCCTGCGTGAACATCGACGTCCACGACTCCGCGTAGTGCGTCGGGAAGCCGTAGCGGACGCGTCCGAGCGCCGTGATCGCGTCGAGGATCTCCGACACGATGTACACGCCGATCGTCGCACCGATCGCGCTCGCGGCGGAATCGGTGAGCGTCGAGAACAACGTGCCGAGGGCGAGCAGCGCAGTGAAGCCGAACGCGACGTACGCGGTCGCGAGCGCGTTCCGCTCGAGCATGACCGTGGTCGAGAGGCGCGTGAACTCGACGAAGGTGCCGTTGCTCACGAAGAACGGCACCCGCACCGGATGCCAGCCGAACAGCAGCACGCCCGCGCCGAGGCCCGCGAGCGCGGCGAGGATCGTCGACGCCCAGATGAGCACGCCCGCGACGAACGCCTTGGCCGCGAGTAGGCGACCGCGGGCAACCGGCCGCATCAGCAGGTAGCGGAGGTTGCCCCAGCCGGCGTCGCCGGCGACGGAGTCGCCCGCGAACGTGCCCGCGATCACGACGAGCAGGAATGCACTCAAGGCTGCGAGCACCGCCGCGGGCACGAGCAGTCCGCTCTGGCGCGCCAGCCGGAACAGACCGTCGGCGGGTCCACCGCTGCCGTCGCCGGGCCGGTCGCCGCGTGCGTGGATCGCGGTGACGATCAACGCGGGCAGTCCGACGAGCAGGAGCACGACGACGAGCGTGCGCACGCGCCGCGCCGCCTTCACGAACTCCGTGCGGACGAGCGCGGTCACGATGCGG includes:
- a CDS encoding sterol desaturase family protein, coding for MDPTVAAIPVFFGTMGAEHAWLRAHAGARGPTAADYERRDTITSLTMGTASLLAPIVVPKLLGPFTPGKGKYGKALVGTALTAAAVTTLADLVASLEEPTDAPLITRSRRRRARRAARKIASAAGVTAIVSGGIAITTAFASRTSARRLWDRRVVRDLGAGPFALLAAIFGWDLVYYWNHRFMHESRYMWAIHVVHHSSERYNLSTALRQPVADALGTFVPYGLLALAGIRPALIEEARGINLLYQYWFHTDTIRTMGPLEKVLNTPSHHRVHHGMNPRYIDRNHGSILIVWDKLFGTFEPEDDAVVYGLTKNLDTFNPLRVAAHEHFEMLRDVFHSKNWNERLSFVFRGPGWAYQRHRDAALVSAP
- a CDS encoding ABC transporter permease subunit translates to MTALVRTEFVKAARRVRTLVVVLLLVGLPALIVTAIHARGDRPGDGSGGPADGLFRLARQSGLLVPAAVLAALSAFLLVVIAGTFAGDSVAGDAGWGNLRYLLMRPVARGRLLAAKAFVAGVLIWASTILAALAGLGAGVLLFGWHPVRVPFFVSNGTFVEFTRLSTTVMLERNALATAYVAFGFTALLALGTLFSTLTDSAASAIGATIGVYIVSEILDAITALGRVRYGFPTHYAESWTSMFTQARFSHDMITGIVVQILYLVVAGGAAFVVFQRKDIRS